TTTATACAACAACAACACTGAATCTGGTGCTGCACAAAATAGAAGAGTAATTGGTGAAGTATTTAATACAGCTGCTGAATTATCAAACTACATTGCAAGTGAAAAATCAAGAATTGCAACTATTAAATATAACGAGCAATAAAACTCTTAAATAAATAAAGACAAACTAGCGTCTTTATTTATTTTTTTATTATTCTTAGCTAAAATTCTTTTATGGAAAAACTCTTAAAAAAACTTAATGATTTTAATGAACTAGTAATGTTCAAACATTCGATATTTTCACTACCTTTTATTTTTATTGCTATGGTTGTTGCTGCAAATGGTTGGTTTGGATTTAAATTAATGATACTTGGTATTTTAGCCGCGCTTACTGCAAGAAATTTTGCAATGGGATTTAATAGATATATGGATAGAGATATAGATGCTTTAAATCCAAGAACTGTGAATAGACCAAATGTAGATGGAAGGATTTCGGCTTCTTCTATGTTAATATTTACAATTGCAAATGCATTAGGATTTATTCTAATCGCATATTTTGTTAATGATTTAGCGTTATATTTATCTTTACCTATTTTATTTGTTATTGGCTCTTATTCTTATTTTAAAAGGTTTTCATATCTTGCACATATAATATTAGGTATATCTCTAGGACTTGCACCAATAGCAGGTGTTGTAACAGTATTAGAAACTATTCCTTTATGGTCTGTATTTCTTAGTATTGGAGTTATGTTTTGGGTTGCTGGGTTTGATTTACTTTATTCTTTACAAGATATCGAAGTAGATAAAAAATTAAATCTTCACTCAATCCCTTCAAAATTTGGTGCTAAAAAGACAATGCTAATATCAAAAGTATTTCATTTTTTTACAGTAGTTTTTTGGTTATTATTTGTAATAAACTCAGAGAGCTCATTTTTTGCATATTTAGCAGTAATAATAAGTGCACTGATGCTAAGTTATGAACATTATTTAGTAAATAAAGATTTTACAAAAATAGATAAAGCCTTTTTCACTGTTAATGGCTACTTAGGAATTGTATTTTTTATATTGATTGTGTTAGATAATATTTTTTACTAAAAAAGAAAGAATTTTTATAACATAAAAGGTATCTAAGTTTTTATGTGGTAATATTCTTTCCTTATTTAAAGCGCGTCTGTGGCTCAACTGGATAGAGCACTGGGTTTCGGCCCCGGCGGTTGGGGGTTCGAATCCCTCCAGGCGTACCATTTAGAAGCCCGATTTAATCGCTGTTTACAGTGTTTAGGTCGGGCTTTTTTTATTTGTCAAAATATCTAAATTCCCACCTAAATCCCACCTTTATAAATTTCTTTCTAAAAGTATCGTACTTTGAGACATCTAGTTTTTTAGGTTAAAAAGATCTATAAATTAAAAATTTAAATAACGCCTATTCAACTTAGAAGTGCAACACCAATCTAAAATTATGCTGCTAATTTCCTTTGTAAAATCTTAAAAAATATCTCATTTGGAGTTTTATAGCCAAGAACTTTTCTAGGTCTATTGTTTAGACGATTTTGTATATTTACAATTTCAGTTCTTGATTCCTTCTCCACAACTTTAGGTCTTTTATCTATAGAAATTCTATTCTTAATAATACCTCTAGTATTGTAATCATTACTTCTTTTGTGATACTTTTTATTTTTATGTCTTAGCTTAAAATATAATCTTCCTCCACAACTTTTGTTATGGTAAATGTATTGATATATAGTTTCATAAGATACTGTATATGAAAGCTTTTGTTTTTTCATAACACCTGATATCTGTTCTGGAGACCAATCTAATTTTAGTTTCTCTTGAATATAAATTTTAACCTTTTTGGTGAGTTTTACAAATTTGTTTTTCTTATTGTGTCTAGTAAAGGTTAATTGCTCAGAAACTTCAGCTTGATATTTATTATATTTACTATCTCTGCTAATCTCTCTACTTATTGTTGATTGAGATTTATCTAATATTTTTGCTATGTCATTTTGGGTATATCCAACTTTAATATAAGCAGATATTTGATATCGTTCTTTTAGGGGTAACTGCGTGAATTTTTTCATAAATATTTTCCTATTTTGTGGTGAAAAGGGATATCTAATATCTAGTTAACCCTTCTTAACACCTTACTTCTAGAATTTATGCATTTATGATTTGAATTGGGTTTTTATTTTATTACTAATTGTAATTTATTTTATTTAAACTCTTTCTTTTCCCAATCTTTCCATCTCCTTTTTTTACTTCTAAATCTAGAATATAAATTTAGGATTGTAAAAAAGATGATTGTTCCTATTATTATTATTGTCAGTGTTGGATTTTGAGTCATATTATTTCTTTAATAGTTCAGGGTTTTCGTAAAGGTTTCCAAGTAGCAGCATTTTTAAGTCGCTATAAGAACAAGTGAAATCACTTGACACTTTGTATTATATATGATATAATTTTTGTCTAATTTGAAGATAACCTCTAAAACAAAGGATATTTCATAAAGAACACATTCGTGTTTTTGTTGAATTATCTCTCTGGTAGTTCATGTTAGTTCCGTTCTGTGAGTTTTTTGCCGAGAACTCAAAATGGAATATTCAAGTTTAGCTAGAAACAAACAAGAATACTGTGTAACCCAAGTCTAGTGCTTGGGTTTTTTTTTGCCTAAAAATATGTGTTTTTAGAGTTGTGGATACACCCATACCCATTCCGAACATGGCCGTTAAGCACTTCATCGCTGATAATACTGCATCTTTCAGGTGTGGAAATGTAGGACAGTGCATATTTGCACAGTTGCTCTCTTTTGAGTGACTTATCTTACAAAGGAGGTGAGCCTTGTTTACAAGTTTTCTAGCAGTGAACTTTAATGTTCCTTATATTATTATCGCAGCATGCTATGCAGTGATATTTACAGTCTATTTATATATGGCTGTAACACATTAATTAATGTGAAAAATAAAACGTAACGGCAATTACAGTTTTCCCTAGTCCTCGGTTTGACTAGGGTTTTATATTAAACTACTCCGTAAAGATTCTAAATCATGAAAGATTTAATCCCTTCACATTCAGCACATATATCTACATAATAAAGTATGATTTTATCGTCTATAAAAACTTAGAATTTATAATGATTGAATTAAAAGCATCGTAAGTTGAGCTATAAAGCTATCGTAGATTGAGAACATATTTAAGTTTAAACTACTTGTAATAGGAATCCTACCAAGAGAATTTATATAAGAGATACTACAAATATAGTATCTCTACTATTCTTAAAAGATAAGGAGTACATAAATGCTCTTTGTATCTATTTCCAGAAGCCTTTATAATTCATAATTTCTTCATGTTCTTGTATTAAAACATAACATTCAATTTTAGATAAACTATTTTCAATAAAATTACTCAATTGCACTTTATTATTTTTATTAATTAGAGTTACTTCAATACCCTTAATCCTTGATATTAACTCATCTTTAGAATTGAATACTGTGAAGTTGCTTTTTTCTTCTGATATATCTTTAAGAATATTTTGTAAATATTTTTTTGGAATCATCTTATTTGCCCAGTCAAAAAATGAACCATCCGTATAGCTCTTTATTTTATCTCTTAACTGATATTTAGTGTGATCAAGTATCAAATCAAAAAAACTTAATACTTCTTCATTTATTAAATCTATTTCTTCTTTTTTAATAATTTCATCATAGATACCAAGTTCTAGTAATTTATTTTTTATTGTTTTAATTGAATTGTTTTTTTTCCATTTTGAAATTGCAGGTTGTCCTATATTTAATATATTTGACAGTTCAGAAATTGTGTGAACATTATAATATGACATAAGCCTATCAATTAATCGTGATGCATTCATAAAAATCCTTAATACAATAAACTATAATTAAGCAATTTAAAAGCTTATAAATGGAAAAATTCCTTTAATATTCCGTTTATTGGAATAAAGTATATTGTTAACTTATTATAGTAAGTTATTAATAAAAGGAGAATAAATATGGAAATTTCGGATATAGATGCAATTGACCCAAGTTTTAAAACATTAGTCTGTTTAAATCAAAAACAGACAGCTCAAATATTAGGAGTATCATCAAGCAGTCTAGAAAATTGGAGATCTGCGGGAATTGGTCCTTCCTACAAAAAAATAAATAGTGGAAAGCGTGGACGAATTCTTTATACAAAGAGTTCAATTGTAGAGTTTTTAAATAATACTGTAAAAACAGTATAGTTGTCCACTTATAGAGTTTTGGCAAACAGTCAAAAGTGGACTAATACCATCAGTAAGATGATATAAAATATTATCATAAATATCTTATTGGTTAAATAAATAAGGTTAAAAATGAATAGTAAAAATGAAAAAGTAAAACTAGGTTTTACAACGATTCAACATGATCCCAGGATAAAATTTAATTTATCAAATAATGATTATTGTATAGCAGATGCTATTTATAATTTATCAAATAATCCTTCCTCAATTTGTCCAGGTTGGTGTTATGCAAGTAGAGAGAAAATTGGGATATTCTTTGGTGTGAGTAGACAATCTGTAATTACTATAGTTAAAAAACTAGTTAAAAGTAATTTAGTTGAGATTCATAATGAAACAAAGTATATACGAACAACCCAATTATGGTATGACGAATTTGTCACATTTCAAATGAAAAAATCAAACAGGGTGTAAAGAAACTTGACATTAAGGTGTAAAGAAAGTTTACAGCAGGGTGTAAAGATTCTTTACACAATAAGAATATATATAACAATATTCATAAAGAAGAGGAAGAAGAATGAAATATACAAATGAATTTAAAAATTCAAAGTTTGAATTATTTTATAAATTTATAAAAAATGATGGACTAGTTCCTAAGAAAAGTGAAAGATTACATAAGAAAAAGATTTATAGTAATCTGATGAATAATCAAAAAATGACACTTGAAAATTTTGAAGATTACTTAGTATGGGATAAAAAAGAATCTATTAAAAGTATTATAGGTGAAGAAATAAATTATAAGAAATTAAATGGACAAATTATTGATGTTAGTTTTGAAGATAATGATTATTTAAAAATTCATATGAAAGAGGGAAATATTCTAATTCAAATAAAAGATTTTGCAGACTTTAAAAAGTTAGCATCAAATGTTTTATGAGAAAAGGATAAAAATGATTTTAACAATGCAATTAAATCATCAAAAAAGTGATCATCAAGTAGTGAAAGATTAATATGAGAAGACCTTTAAATCAAAACCAAAGAAGAGATATAAAAATAACGGTTAGAGTTAATCAAAATGAGCAAGAAAACTTGGTTTTAAACTCTAATAAACATGGACTAAAAATCCCAGGATATTTAAGATCATTAGGTCTTAATTATTCTATAAAATCTATTGTTGATGAAAAAGCAGCTGCTAATCTTTTAAAAGTAAATGCAGATATGGGAAGATTAGGAGGTCTTTTTAAAATGTGGTTAGAGGATAATAGAGCAGATAAACATGACTTTAGTAACACTAGAACTTACAAAGATATAGACAATCTTGTAAATGATATAGAAAGACTAAAGTTAATATTAAAAAATGAAGCATTAAAAATAATGCAGAAACAAGCATGATAGTTAAAAAGGTAGCTGCAAAAAAAGCTACAAAATCAAGTTATAAAGCTTTAGCAAATTATATATTAGATCTAAGAAACAATATGGAAAAAGTAGAAACTTATTATTTCTCAAATTGTAGTTATACGGAAATAGCTCACAACATTCTAGAGATTGAAAATACACAATCTTTGAATCAAAGAGTAAAACAAGATAAAACTTATCATTTGATTGTTTCTTTTCAAGAAGATGAGAATCCAAGTGATGAGATAATTCAAGATATTGAAAAGGAACTTTTACAATCAATAGGACTTGAAGATTGTCAAAGATTGAGTGTTATTCATAGTAATACTAATTATAAGCATATGCATATTGCAGTTAATTTAATAGATCCAATAACTCACAAGATTAAAAATCTACCTTTTGATAAGTTAACACTACAAAGGAAAGCTGGAGAACTGGAAATAAAACATAATTTAAAAATTACAAATCATGTTAGAAAAACTCTTGAAGAAAAAAAGAATGATATGGATGATAAAACTATTCATACAGGAATAGTTAATTTTAAAGATTGGGTAAAAGAAAATGCTGCAGCTGAGATTAAAAAAGTTTTAGCTGATGATAAAACTACCTGGAAAGATCTATATAAAACTTTGGCCAAATATGATCTAGAGCTAAAAGATCGAGGAAATGGAAATGTAATATCAAGTAGATCAAGAAAACTATTCATAAAAGCATCAGATATAAGCAGAGAGCTTTCAAAAGCTAAATTAGATAAAAGATATGGAGAAAAAGATAAAGAGGCTTTAAAAACAATTATAGACAAAATAGAACCTATACATAAGTTTGAACTAAAAACTAATCTTAAATCAAATCTTTGGGATGAATATAGAGAGTTTGAAAAAATAAAACTCCAGGAAAAAGAAATATTATTAGTAAAAGAAAAGCAACAAAGAGAATTATATAAATTGAATGTCAAAAAAAAGTGGCAAATACACAGAGAAAAAACTATGAAAGATAGAACTATCTCTAGACAAGAGAAACAAAAAATTTATAAAATGATTAATGAATCTAGAAAGAAAGAGTTAAGTACTTATCAAGTCCAATTTAAAGAGCAAAGATTAGAAATATATTCAAAGTATAAAAAGCTTTCATATAAAGATTATCTTATAAATAAATCTTTAACTGGCAATAAAATGGCCCTTGAATCGTTGAGAAGAACTAAACCAGAAATTAAACCTAAGGAAAACACTTTTGCAGCAATAAGTGGAAAGATGAATAATCAAATTTTTTCTTTTGGTGATAAATTAATTAATAAAGATGGATCCATAACCTATAGACTTAATGACGAAAGTAAGGTCATAGACAAAGGTAATTATTTAAAAATAAATATAAATAATAACAAATCAAATGAAGTTCTAAATGTTTTAAAAATAGCAATAGCTAAATATGGAAAGGATTTAGATATTACAGGAACGGAAGACTTTAAACGAGAAGTAATCAAAACTGTACAAAAGTATAATTTAGATGTTAAATTTAAAGATGAAAAAATGCAAGTTATTAAAAATATATATAATAAAAAGAATGAAAATAGTTATTCTTACTAAATCTATTACGTTTTTATTTTAAGTGTTAGTTCATAATGATTTTATTACTAACTTGGTAATAAGACATTACTAAAAGTATAGCTAGTACTGTTCCTAAGTATTGGCTATATTGTTACTAAGTGTGTTTAAATTTATACAAAAAGATAGAAACTCATTCTTAAAAATAAAATTTTGACAAAAAAAATACAAAAATACGATTTTTTTAAATACATAATTGATATATTTGGGAATTTTTACTAGCTATAAACTATATAATTAATATTTAATAAACTTGAGATCCAGAAAAAGATATACTTTTTTCTGGAAATATACTAATAGGAAAATACTATGAAGCTCTATGAAAAGGTATTTTATTTCATATCTGGTCACGGTAGGGGATGGGCATTCTCATCAAGTGATTTGATAAAGAAATTTGATAGACAACAAATAGATAGTACTTTATCTGATTTATCAAAAAATAAAAGAATCAGAAGAATAGCTAGAGGTATTTATGACTATCCTAAATATAGTGATTTCTTGCAAAAAGAGTTAAGCCCAGATATTTATCAAGTAGCTCGTGCATATGCTAGAAAATTTAATTGGAGAATAGAAGTTTCTGGAGATAGTGCTTTAAATCTTTTAGATCTTTCAACACAAATACAAGCAAAATATATTTATCTTTCAGATGGACCAAATAAAAGGTATAAAATACTAGAGAACATAACTCTAGAATTTAAAAAGTCAGCTTTAAAAGACATTGGTTTTAAATATAAAGAGAGTTCTTTAATTGTTCAATCATTAAAAGCTTTAGGCAAAGATCATATAACTTCTAAAACGATTCATAAAATCAAAGAGCAAATTGATTATAAAATGTATGATAAAATTTTAAAAGATACACAAAGTACGACACTATGGGTATATGAAATCATAAAGCAAATTTGTGAAAAAAACAAATAGAGGAATAATAATGATAGAATCAAAAACATTATCTTTGGATGATAGAACATGAAGAATACAATCAATTATTATGAAAAAAATGCAAATTCTCTAATTTCTCGATATGAATCAGCTGATATAAGTGACTTACAAGATTTTTTAATAAACACTTTTACAAAAAAATCACAATTACTTGAAATTGGTTGTGGTTCAGGACGTGATGCTATGTTTATGACGAAACATAACTATAATATTATAGGAATTGATGGCTCATCAAATATGATAGAGGAAGCAAAAAATATTCATCCTGAATTATTGGGGAAACTATTTCAAAAAATTTTACCAAATGATTTACAATTTGATAGAGAATTTGATGGAATTTATTCAATTGCTACATTAATGCATTTAACAAAAACTGATATAAAAAAAACCATCCTAAAAATATATAATTTATTAAATCAAAATGGAAAATTTTTAATGTCTATTTCTTTATTTAGAGATGATATTGATAAGAATGGGTTTGATGAAAAAGGAAGGTTCTTTTTAGTATTGAATTTTGAAGAGTGGATTAAAATTTGTGAAGATTCAGGATTCAAAATCATTGAAACAAAAAGAAATAAAGATGGACTCAATAGAAATGGCATTGAGTGGCTTACTTTAGTAGCTCAGAAATAATATGAATATAGAAATTATTAAAACAAATGTTATAGATTTTTTAAAACCTACGTTTAAATTTGAAAAAGAGCTACTGAGAGGTTTTTTATTAATTAACTCAAATAATAATGCAATTATGATTGATTATCAAATCTGTGATAAGTCAAATGCTTTTAAATACAATGAGTATACAAAAGAGCAGAACTCTTTAATGTTTAAATATGATTCATGTTATAGATTTTTGATAGATGATGAAAAAGATTTTGAAGAGTTCAAAGTTATTTATTCACATATTCAAAACAATGATTTTAACGAAGATAAAATAAAACAAAGTGGAGTAAATAGAGAATTAAAAGAAATTGATCCAACACTGCCAGAGGCTTATTTTGAGTCAGCTTTTATTGAATGTTATGGTAGAGAGTCTTTGTCAAAAATAAGAAGAGAGTTTCCTATTATTGATTTTGATGGTCAGACAAGATGGGTTGACTATCTAATACAACATAAAGATTATAATATTGCAATAGAAAAAAATGGTGAAACTTATCATCATCCAATAATTACTGGAAAAACTAAATATAAATCTCAACTACATAAACAAAATTCTTTAGTAGCTTATGGATTTAAAGTTTTTCGTTGGTCATTAGAGGGAATGAAAACAACTGATAATTTTTACGATGAAGTAAAAAAATATATCGGTGATCTTGAAGATTTACTAGATTTACAAAAGCTTTCAATTTCAAGAGAAATTACACTTTTAAGTCATCAAATTGATTCACTTAAAGAACTTGAACAAAGAAGAGAAAACGGAGAAAAAAACTTTTTAGTTGTTCTTCCAACAGGTACGGGTAAAACTGAAATTTTAATTGCTGATTTGATAGAACAGTATAAAAAAGACAAATATTTAAAAGTTTTGATTTTAGTTCCCACAAAACAGTTAAAAATAGACACTATAAAGAAAGTAAATTATAGATTTGAAAATGAATTACATGTAAAAGTATTAATTGGTGAAGAGAAAAACTCCCAAATCTTAATACAAACATATTCTTGGATGAGTAGATATTATCAAAAATTCAACAGTTTAGATTTTGACTATATTGCAGTTGATGAAGCTCATCATGCCGTTGCACCAACTTTACAAAAAGTTATTCAATATTTTAATCCTCAAATGCTTTTAGGTTTAACAGCAACAGATAAGCGACTTGATGAAAAAAGTTTGGCTGAAATATTTGGAAAATATGAATCAAACCTAACATTGGTTGAAGCAATTAAACAAGATATTCTAGCTCCAATAAAAGCTTTTAGAGTTAAAAGTAATATTGACTTATCAGAAGTTAGATTTAATGGAAAAGACTATTCTTCAACTGATTTACAAAAAACAGTAATTACACCATCAAGAGACCAACTTATTGTTGATGTGCTAAAAAAGTATTTTGTTGATAAAACTATGCCTTTTAAATCAGGATTGATTTTTTGTGTTTCAGTTGCACATGCCAAAAAAGTAGCAAAACTTCTACAAGACAATGAAATATCATGTAAAGCCGTAAGTGGAAATGATAATAATTCACAAAAGTATATTGAAGAATATCAAAATGGAGAAATCCAATTTTTAACAACTTGTTCATTACTTAATGAAGGATGGGATTCTCCAAGAACTTCAATTATAGTTATGGCAAGACCCACTATGTCTAAAGTCTTATATGCACAACAGTTAGGACGAGGCACAAGAAAACATAAAGGAAAAGAAGCACTTTATGTAATTGATGTTGTTGATAACTATGGAGGGGTAGGAACATTTAAAAATACTCCTTGGTCTATTCATTCATTACTAGGAATATCTGAATACAAACCTTGGGCAAATATGTTAAATCCAAATAAATTATCCTATGAAGAAATTTTACTTGAGGGACTTTATGAAGAAGAGAGAAAACTTGAATATATAGATATTTTTACTTTTGAGGAGAAATATGCTGATTACCTTAGTGATGAACAACTAGCAAGAGAACTTTTTATCTCAACAGGAACATTACGTTCTTGGGTAAAGAAAAATGAAGTTACTCCAGATGTTCAAATTTCTATAGGTAAACAATTTCTAAACTATTATCACCCTTCTAAAATTGAAGAGATAAGGAAAAATAAAAAGTTAAAGGTTCATAATGATGAAACCATATATGAAGATTTTTTTGAGTTTATCAATGAAGGAACTTATTCTCTTTCTTATAAAATGATTTTTATTTTATCATTTCTACAAACTATTGACCATAATGGAGAATCAACTTTAGATGATTTAGTTATGGAATTTAAGAAATTTTACCAATATAGAATAGATAAAAACTTGAAAATGGATAGAAGTAAAAGTCCTTTTGAAAAGCAAGACTTTATAGATAATAACTCAAAAGTTAAACAAAATATTTTGGCAAATCCATTTGAAAAATTTGAGAGAAAAAGATTTATGTATCATTGTAAAGATTTGAATAACATTGCATTTTCAAATGTTTTATGGAACAAAATTAATAATAAAAATGATATCCAAAAAATAAAAAAGAAATTTTTTGATGATTTAATTAAATATTATGAGGAATATGGGAACTTTGATATTGATTATTGGAAAAGTAATTGGACTATAATTTAGGAGACAAGATTGTCAAATTTATATCAAAAAAACTATGTGTCTGTAGATACCCATTTAAAGAAGTTATGTAAGATATATTTGATAATTTTAGTACAAATTAGTGCTACGATTTGAAGTGTTAGAAATAGTATAAAAATATTTTATACTACTTAATCCTCAATCTTTTCATCCTATCTTTATAAGATTCTTTATAAAACTCTTTTGCTTTAGGACTTAAAAAAGATTTATCAATCAAATCTTTTACCTCTAAATATGAATCTTCAATAAATTTTATAATTTTATTAAATCTTATTTCAGGTAAATCTATATACTTAGCAAAAGTTTTAAAATCATCATAAGTATAGTAACCATATGCTTCATATGTTTCTGTATAATCATCTAATAAATCTATTGCCATATCTCCATATTTTTCATTTATATGAAATCTTGTGTTTAATAAATCATAACTTGGTGTTAAAAAGTATTCATTAGAATCTGCTTTACTATACAAAGAAAAGTTTTTAAGATGAGCATCGCCATTACATATTAGATAATTTAAAATAATTCTTTTGAAAAAATCTTCTTGTGATACTATACTAGTTGCTACATGCTGTTTTATCATCTTTGCACAATCTAAATAACTACAAGCATCATATTTATAATTTTCTCCATGAGTTACTGGTGTTATTCCCATAATTCCTGCAAAATCTTCTTGATCATATTTCAAGTTTGTTTCTTCATCATAATCAAATCTTTTTGTTATATAAGCTAACTCTCCATCACTAAACCTAATCAAACCACATGAAGCTGTAGGAATTTTAAATATACTCTTTGAAATAAGCATTGATAAATGTTCATTTGCCACAATATCTTTTTCATTTTGAATATGTCCATCCCCATTAGTAATAGGTTTTAATATATATTTACCATTACTTGCCGTTGGTATTAAATCTTTTTTTTCAAAAGTTAAGGAGATTTTATCTTGTACTCCAGAGATTGACATTCTAGGAGATAGTTCTGCTCTTTTTTTAGTAAATTCAATTCTGTCAAAATTTAAAGGATTTGGTACATTCCCATTAAATAGTTCTTTAATACATTTTGAACAATAGTTATTCCGTAATTTCTTATTTGCTGCTAAGCAGCCTAAACATATCTTATCTTCCATTTTTATATCTCATCTTTTTCTATTGTAATAGAACCTATTGTGTTCTCTTTTGTTGTTAATAGTAATCTTGAAAAATCATCATTTTTATCAATTCTAAGTTCTTTGCATTGAATATCTTTTAATTTACCTTCTGCTAATAAATTATAAAAAAAAGGAAATAAATTCTTTGAGGTAAACTCCTCTTCTTGTAATGGAAATGTAAGACTAATAGCTTTTGAATTATCTTTACTTAAATACTCTTTGTTATAAACAAAACTATAGCTATTTTCATCAAGTTTTGTAAGTAAACCAGTAAATATACTATTTCTAAAAACTTTTGCTCTTTGCATTATTTAATCTTCACTTTGATATCCAATTCCATTCCTAATACATCTAAAAGTTTTTCTAGTGTTTTAATTGTAGGATTTGCTTTTCCATTTTCAATCTCAGATATTGAAACATAATTAACACCCGAATAATCTTGTAAATCTTTTAATTCAAGATTTAATTCTTTTCTTCTTTTTTTAATAGTCTTACCTATTTTAGTAGAGGTAGCTTCCATTTTAATACCTTAATATATATTTCTATTTAGTATATAAGTTAAATATGACCAATTATATAGCTTCTAAAATAAATATTTGCTTTAGTTTTAGTATATATACTAAATAGTATTGTTTCCATTATGAATATTTAAGAGAATATTTCATATTTAGCATATATATGAAATATAAGTTATAAAATATCTTCTGGATTAATTTCTCTAGTATGTGGATTATATGGCTTATGTTTTTTATCTCCAATTACAATTTTTTTTATTTTTGGAGTTTTATCTGTTTCTTTTAGTTCTGCAGTTTTATTTTGTACAATGTTAGAGATAGAAAATCTTTTATCTTTATTAAAAATAAATTCTTGAAAATATCTATTAAATTGTTTATAAGACATAGAAATTATTTCT
This sequence is a window from Poseidonibacter parvus. Protein-coding genes within it:
- a CDS encoding DEAD/DEAH box helicase; the encoded protein is MNIEIIKTNVIDFLKPTFKFEKELLRGFLLINSNNNAIMIDYQICDKSNAFKYNEYTKEQNSLMFKYDSCYRFLIDDEKDFEEFKVIYSHIQNNDFNEDKIKQSGVNRELKEIDPTLPEAYFESAFIECYGRESLSKIRREFPIIDFDGQTRWVDYLIQHKDYNIAIEKNGETYHHPIITGKTKYKSQLHKQNSLVAYGFKVFRWSLEGMKTTDNFYDEVKKYIGDLEDLLDLQKLSISREITLLSHQIDSLKELEQRRENGEKNFLVVLPTGTGKTEILIADLIEQYKKDKYLKVLILVPTKQLKIDTIKKVNYRFENELHVKVLIGEEKNSQILIQTYSWMSRYYQKFNSLDFDYIAVDEAHHAVAPTLQKVIQYFNPQMLLGLTATDKRLDEKSLAEIFGKYESNLTLVEAIKQDILAPIKAFRVKSNIDLSEVRFNGKDYSSTDLQKTVITPSRDQLIVDVLKKYFVDKTMPFKSGLIFCVSVAHAKKVAKLLQDNEISCKAVSGNDNNSQKYIEEYQNGEIQFLTTCSLLNEGWDSPRTSIIVMARPTMSKVLYAQQLGRGTRKHKGKEALYVIDVVDNYGGVGTFKNTPWSIHSLLGISEYKPWANMLNPNKLSYEEILLEGLYEEERKLEYIDIFTFEEKYADYLSDEQLARELFISTGTLRSWVKKNEVTPDVQISIGKQFLNYYHPSKIEEIRKNKKLKVHNDETIYEDFFEFINEGTYSLSYKMIFILSFLQTIDHNGESTLDDLVMEFKKFYQYRIDKNLKMDRSKSPFEKQDFIDNNSKVKQNILANPFEKFERKRFMYHCKDLNNIAFSNVLWNKINNKNDIQKIKKKFFDDLIKYYEEYGNFDIDYWKSNWTII
- a CDS encoding type II toxin-antitoxin system HipA family toxin, with the translated sequence MEDKICLGCLAANKKLRNNYCSKCIKELFNGNVPNPLNFDRIEFTKKRAELSPRMSISGVQDKISLTFEKKDLIPTASNGKYILKPITNGDGHIQNEKDIVANEHLSMLISKSIFKIPTASCGLIRFSDGELAYITKRFDYDEETNLKYDQEDFAGIMGITPVTHGENYKYDACSYLDCAKMIKQHVATSIVSQEDFFKRIILNYLICNGDAHLKNFSLYSKADSNEYFLTPSYDLLNTRFHINEKYGDMAIDLLDDYTETYEAYGYYTYDDFKTFAKYIDLPEIRFNKIIKFIEDSYLEVKDLIDKSFLSPKAKEFYKESYKDRMKRLRIK
- a CDS encoding HipA N-terminal domain-containing protein, producing the protein MQRAKVFRNSIFTGLLTKLDENSYSFVYNKEYLSKDNSKAISLTFPLQEEEFTSKNLFPFFYNLLAEGKLKDIQCKELRIDKNDDFSRLLLTTKENTIGSITIEKDEI
- a CDS encoding helix-turn-helix domain-containing protein, translated to MEATSTKIGKTIKKRRKELNLELKDLQDYSGVNYVSISEIENGKANPTIKTLEKLLDVLGMELDIKVKIK